A genomic window from Glycine soja cultivar W05 chromosome 10, ASM419377v2, whole genome shotgun sequence includes:
- the LOC114369801 gene encoding 3-ketoacyl-CoA synthase 11-like → MADRKNSGSIRVESAQEKRRKKLPNFVVSVRLKYVKLGYHYVISNAMYLMLIPLIGTASAHLSTISMKELVRLWENLKFDLVSVTLCSSLMVFLGTLYFMSRPRGVYLVDFACYKPDVDCKCTREIFVERSGLTGSFTEENLSFQKKILERSGLGQKTYLPPAILSLPPKPCMAAAREEAEQVMFGAIDQLLAKTGVKAKDIGILVVNCSLFNPTPSLSAMIVNHYKLRGNVFSYNLAGMGCSASLISIDLAKHLLQVHPNSYALVVSMENITLNWYFGNNRSMLVSNCLFRMGGAAILLSNRSGDRRRAKYQLVHTVRTHKGADDKSYSCVFQEEDETKRIGVALSKDLMAVAGEALKTNITTLGPLVLPMSEQLLFFATLVARKVFKMKIKPYIPDFKLAFEHFCIHAGGRAVLDELEKNLELSDWHMEPSRMTLYRFGNTSSSSLWYELAYTEAKGRIKKGDRTWQIAFGSGFKCNSAVWRALRTINPAKENNPWMDEIHDFPVHVPKVAPIAS, encoded by the exons ATGGCTGATAGGAAGAATTCAGGAAGCATTCGTGTTGAATCAGcacaagaaaaaagaaggaagaaactcCCCAACTTTGTGGTATCAGTGAGACTCAAGTATGTGAAGCTAGGGTACCATTACGTAATCTCCAATGCCATGTACCTTATGCTAATACCCCTTATAGGCACAGCTTCAGCTCATCTATCAACCATTTCAATGAAGGAGCTTGTAAGACTATGGGAGAATCTCAAGTTCGACCTAGTCTCGGTAACACTATGTTCAAGCCTCATGGTGTTCCTCGGCACACTCTACTTCATGAGCCGTCcaaggggggtgtacttagtagaTTTTGCATGCTACAAGCCTGACGTGGATTGCAAGTGCACACGGGAGATTTTCGTGGAGAGGTCTGGTCTCACAGGCTCATTCACGGAGGAGAACTTGTCCTTTCAGAAGAAGATTCTGGAGAGGTCTGGATTGGGGCAGAAGACGTATCTTCCGCCGGCGATCTTGAGTTTGCCGCCGAAACCCTGCATGGCGGCGGCCAGGGAGGAGGCTGAGCAAGTCATGTTTGGAGCAATTGACCAGCTGCTGGCAAAGACTGGTGTCAAGGCTAAGGATATTGGGATCTTGGTCGTCAATTGCAGCTTGTTCAACCCCACACCTTCACTCTCTGCCATGATTGTCAATCACTACAAGTTGAGAGGGAATGTTTTCAGTTATAATCTTGCTGGCATGGGTTGCAGTGCTTCCCTTATCTCTATTGACCTTGCCAAGCACCTCCTCCAG GTCCATCCCAACTCTTATGCCTTGGTAGTGAGCATGGAGAACATCACACTGAACTGGTACTTCGGCAACAACCGGTCAATGCTAGTCTCAAACTGTCTCTTCAGAATGGGAGGAGCAGCAATCCTCCTCTCCAACCGCTCCGGCGACCGCCGCCGCGCCAAATACCAACTAGTCCACACAGTGCGCACTCACAAAGGAGCAGATGACAAGTCCTACAGCTGTGTCTtccaagaagaagatgaaacaaaaagaattgGCGTGGCACTCTCAAAAGACCTAATGGCCGTGGCAGGAGAGGCCCTGAAGACCAACATCACAACACTAGGACCCTTAGTCCTTCCCATGTCAGAACAGCTTCTTTTCTTTGCAACCTTGGTGGCTAGGAAAGTGTTCAAGATGAAGATAAAGCCATACATTCCAGATTTTAAATTGGCCTTTGAGCACTTTTGCATTCATGCTGGAGGGAGGGCAGTGTTGGATGAGTTGGAGAAGAATCTTGAGCTCTCTGATTGGCACATGGAGCCCTCAAGGATGACACTGTATAGGTTTGGAAACACTTCTAGCAGTTCCTTGTGGTATGAGTTGGCCTACACTGAAGCCAAGGGGAGGATCAAGAAAGGTGATAGGACTTGGCAGATTGCATTTGGGTCAGGGTTTAAGTGCAACAGTGCTGTGTGGAGGGCTTTGAGGACCATCAATCCTGCTAAGGAGAACAATCCTTGGATGGATGAGATTCATGACTTTCCAGTTCATGTGCCTAAAGTGGCACCAATTGCTTCCTAA